Proteins from a single region of Megalopta genalis isolate 19385.01 chromosome 3, iyMegGena1_principal, whole genome shotgun sequence:
- the LOC117222079 gene encoding uncharacterized protein LOC117222079 yields the protein MDISSMLEVQVNEVKEVKSKENVTPKVLLPTATNLSSPISQEETNYYKIMFGSDTSIVRFRRLHCTACDVHIGSAPGDASNMFEHPTLHTLLCSKCRDFYGDGTFEQGDDATDMFCRWCANGGNLYCCSFCSNTFCYKCIKRNIDPVLRKKIEADEQWKCFVCDPTDLYPARATCWALLQYVQKMNRSLQNDRKLNQQEIDEKMSLDETNCCPRRRKRKRRRTGSNSEEEDETYLPKPVGIPPATRGRRRGRRRKFLNGNTTTSVTGQSYSGTEENSMDHDIPPSLLSCEQTMVEGENETVNTDGTIVPQPPQPPQNLLPRLEPKLVPQPLYNAIVNVVASNFLQPATPLVPVRHVHNPIGQVNLYQAVQCTQTPMVTIPNQSADMLNRLSFPLTQPQIAPTPPTSNVIEIESDSEDIAVVGPSRNSRSFRDHIDNNKAVPVALVSSKSSGYITVKKSELTSERRNPKTLNQRLYPHGQEIDSILTGLKNKLQELFETSKQQELKRYELNDARGTIKQFHKEIRDAVSQLASINDRIVREYNRWKRHQLKTGALSSAVSENASNNSLNKTSTEELPLDMVCVNESGTEDDNSDFENNIIIKPSEFIGITNVIGGTQSFKKKGPLAPSADNEHTSLIDKSVQVFDAELEDYDKRIRHSSLKKADQGCGLGSTREQFEKYEEQFIYYLQNRIDSETALYEESKDLPDPNETPLKDLIEANSPFISEMLETMDKSVNSNDASNEKSLGKQKDNDPKATVLQETNSVVDQSQKQEFKNVVNSMTTDLGRKKDMKNDSTPATAAHKETKSRGKRVSKSDDSFVINISAKDTSTNNCTAKKTTNNKEDECTILDD from the exons ATGGATATCTCCAGTATGCTCGAAGTACAAGTAAACGAGGTGAAGGAGGTGAAGAGTAAAGAGAATG TTACTCCGAAAGTTCTGCTTCCAACCGCGACAAATCTATCGTCACCGATCTCACAGGAGGAAACCaactattataaaattatgtttGGTAGCG ACACTTCCATAGTACGGTTTCGAAGATTACATTGCACAGCATGCGATGTTCATATTGGATCAGCACCAGGTGATGCTAGTAATATGTTTGAACACCCTACATTGCATACATTATTATGCTCCAAATGCCGTGATTTCTATGGAGATGGCACTTTCGAGCAAG GTGACGATGCTACAGACATGTTTTGTAGATGGTGTGCGAACGGCGGCAACTTATATTGCTGTTCCTTTTGCAGTAACACTTTCTGTTATAAATGCATCAAGCGAAACATCGATCCTGTACTGAGGAAAAAGATAGAAGCGGATGAGCAATGGAAATGCTTTGTATGTGATCCAACAGATTTATATCCTGCTAGAGCAACTTGTTGGGCTTTGTTACAATATGTTCAAAAGATGAATAG ATCTCTCCAGAACGACCGTAAGTTGAACCAACAAGAAATTGACGAAAAAATGAGTTTAGATGAAACGAATTGCTGTCCGCGGAGAAGAAAACGAAAACGTCGGAGAACAGGTTCTAACtcggaagaagaagacgagacGTATCTGCCGAAGCCAGTGGGTATACCTCCGGCCACAAGAGGCAGAAGAAGAGGACGCCGTAGGAAATTCTTGAATGGTAACACCACGACGTCCGTCACCGGTCAGTCGTACAGTGGAACAGAAGAAAATTCCATGGATCATGACATACCGCCGTCCTTGCTTTCGTGCGAACAAACTATGGTAGAAGGTGAAAACGAAACGGTTAACACGGACGGTACAATCGTTCCACAGCCTCCACAGCCACCGCAGAATCTGTTACCTAGACTAGAGCCCAAACTTGTCCCGCAGCCGCTGTATAACGCCATTGTGAACGTAGTCGCATCGAACTTCTTACAGCCTGCTACTCCTCTGGTACCTGTGCGCCATGTGCACAACCCGATTGGCCAAGTGAACTTGTACCAAGCGGTGCAGTGCACACAGACACCCATGGTGACGATACCTAATCAGAGCGCCGATATGTTGAATCGATTAAGTTTTCCTTTAACTCAACCGCAAATTGCGCCTACACCGCCTACTTCGAACGTTATAGAAATTGAAAGCGACTCTGAAGATATAGCTGTTGTCGGTCCGTCACGTAACTCGCGTTCCTTCAGAGATCACATCGACAACAACAAAGCGGTACCTGTTGCCTTGGTGAGCTCTAAAAGCAGCGGGTACATCACTGTGAAAAAGTCCGAGCTCACTTCAGAGAGGCGAAATCCCAAGACCCTTAACCAGAGGTTATATCCCCACGGGCAGGAGATCGACAGCATCTTGACGGGCCTGAAGAACAAGCTACAAGAATTATTTGAGACATCCAAACAGCAAGAGCTAAAACGATACGAACTGAACGATGCCCGCGGTACGATAAAACAATTCCACAAAGAGATCCGCGATGCGGTATCTCAGCTGGCATCCATTAACGATAGGATAGTGCGCGAGTACAACCGGTGGAAACGACACCAGCTGAAGACGGGCGCCCTTTCATCTGCGGTTTCGGAAAACGCCTCGAATAATTCTCTAAACAAAACAAGTACGGAGGAGTTACCTCTCGACATGGTTTGCGTCAACGAATCTGGTACCGAGGACGATAACAGTGATTTTgagaacaatattattataaaaccgTCGGAGTTCATTGGCATCACGAACGTAATCGGCGGGACGCAGTCTTTCAAGAAAAAAGGCCCCCTGGCACCTTCCGCGGACAATGAACATACCTCGTTAATAGACAAATCTGTACaggtatttgacgctgaattgGAGGACTACGACAAGAGAATTAGGCATTCGTCTCTAAAAAAAGCTGACCAAGGATGTGGATTAGGTTCAACGCGCGAACAGTTTGAGAAATACGAGGAACAGTTTATTTACTACTTACAAAATCGGATCGATTCGGAAACTGCACTGTACGAGGAGTCCAAGGATCTACCTGATCCGAACGAGACGCCGTTGAAGGATTTGATAGAAGCTAATTCACCGTTTATTTCAGAAATGTTAGAGACCATGGATAAGTCTGTGAATTCCAATGATGCTAGTAACGAAAAATCGTTGGGTAAACAGAAGGACAATGATCCAAAGGCAACTGTCCTGCAGGAAACTAATTCTGTTGTGGATCAGTCGCAGAaacaagaatttaaaaatgtggTCAATAGTATGACTACCGATTTAGGGAGAAAAAAGGACATGAAAAACGATTCTACACCTGCGACAGCTGCACACAAAGAAACTAAATCGCGTGGAAAACGTGTCTCGAAAAGTGACGACAGTTTCGTGATAAACATATCCGCGAAGGATACAAGCACGAATAATTGCACCGCCAAGAAAACCACGAACAACAAAGAAGATGAATGTACTATTCTTGACGATTAA